The genomic DNA AAGAAATTATGACAGTTTAATTACTGTCTAATTAAAAAAAGGTGTTTTAATAAAACACCTTTTTTTTTGCCTAGAACCCAACTTCAATTTAGTTACCTTTGCATAAAATTTTTTAAATGAATTTCTGGACAAAAGCTGCTGGCCTAATTTTAAGAAACCGTTACTTGGTTTTATTAATTATTGCATTAATAACAGCCTTTTTAGCATCTCAAATGAAGTATATGAAATTCTCATATACTGAAGCAAACCTTCTACCAGAAGACCATCAAGCAAATCTAGAGTATAATAAATTTTTAGAAATTTTTGGAGAAGAGGGCAATTTAGTTATTCTTGGCGTTAAAGATTCTACCGTTTTTACACCAGAAAAATTTAATGCTTGGAATAAATTAGTAGAGCAATTTGATGAAAGAGATGAAATAGATTTTACCATTTCCATTGCAGATGTTCAAAAGTTAAAGGCAGATAGAAAAAATAGAAAATTTATTCTAGAACCTTTATATGAGGAAGACCCTACTACAAAAGAAGAAGTAAATGCCATTAAAAAACAGCTTTTCGAAAAGCTTCCTTTTTATGACAACCTGCTTTACAACAAAAAAACAGGAACGCTGCAAACAGCAATCTATATTAAAAAAGAAATCATAAATACGCCAAAACGTAGAGATTTTATTTTTGACGTATTAATTCCTGCTATAGAAAAATTTGAAAAGGAAAATAATTTAGACGTTCGGGTTTCTGGAATGCCTTATATTAGAACCCTAAATGCACAAAACATTCAGGATGAAATTATCCTCTTTGTAGTTGGTGCATTAGGTATTACCGCCTTAATTTTCTTCTTTTTCTTCCGATCCTTTAGAGCTACCTTCATTACACTTTTGGTAGTTTTAATTGGTGTTATTTGGGCTTTCGGGTTTATAGGATTATTCCATTATGAAATCACCGTTTTATCTGCTTTAATACCTCCTTTAATTATTGTTATTGGGGTACCTAATGCGGTATTCCTAATCAATAAATATCAACAAGAAATAAAGAAACATGGCCAGCAAGCTAAAGCTTTACAGCGCGTAATTTCTAAAGTTGGAAATGCAACATTAATGACCAATATTACAACTGCATCTGGTTTTGCAACCTTTGTTTTTGTAAAAAGTAATTTACTACGTGAATTCGGAATTTTAGCTTCGGTAAATATTATCAGTATTTTTATTTTAGCTTTATTGATTATCCCGATTATTTATAGTTTTATGCCACTTCCTAAGAAGAAGCATTTAAGTCATCTTGAAACAAAGTGGATTGAAAATGTAGTAAACTGGATGGAAAAAATGGTAAGAAACCAAAGAATTACCATCTATTTTGCAACAGTTTTAGTAATCGTTTTAAGTATTATTGGTATCTATAAAATTACAGTTTCTGGTAGTTTAATTGAAGACATGCCTAAGAAAACAAACTTTTATAAAGATATTAAATTCTTCGAAAAGGAGTTTGGAGGTATTATGCCTTTAGAAATTTTAATAGATACAAAAAAAGACAAAGGTGTCATGAAGCTTTCCACTTTAAAAAGGATGGAAAAATTAAATGAAACTATAGAAACTTTTCCAGAACTATCAAAACCTATATCTGTAGTTAATCTTGTAAAATACTCTAAACAAGCCTATTATAGAGGTAATCCAAAATATTACCAATTACCAACAAATCAAGAGCAGAGTTATATTTTTTCATACACAAAGAATTCTAATAGTGATGCTGGCATGCTTAAAACATTTGTAGATTCTACAGGTCGTTATGCTAGAATCACCACTTTTATGAAAGATATCGGAACTGATAAGATGGATATTATTCAAGAGCGATTAAAAGCTGTAATTGCCAAAGAATTTCCTGCAGATAAATACACTGTTACATTAACAGGTAAAGCATTGGTCTTTATAAAAGGAACCAATTACTTGATTAAAAACTTAGTTATCTCCTTGTCTTTAGCCATTTTATTAATCGCTATTTTTATGGCTTGGATGTTTAGGTCGCCACAAATGATTTTAATTTCCTTAGTTCCAAACATGCTACCGCTGCTAATTACTGCTGGTTTAATGGGTTTTTTAGATATTCCTATAAAACCATCTACCATCTTAGTATTTAGTATTGCTTTTGGTATTTCTGTAGATGATACCATTCACTTTCTTGCTAAATATAGGCAAGAACTGATAGCTAATAAATGGAGAATAAAACCATCTGTTTATGCTGCTTTAAGAGAAACAGGTGTCAGTATGTTTTACACTTCAATTGTTTTATTCTTTGGTTTTTTAGTGTTTACACTTTCTAGTTTTGGTGGTACAATTGCCTTAGGTGGCTTAGTTTCTGTAACATTATTACTAGCAATGGTTTCTAACTTGTTATTATTACCTTCTTTATTACTAACTTTCGAGAAGAAAATTGCTAATAAAAAAGTGTTTAAGGAACCAAAAATGAGGATTTTCCCTCCAAAAGAAGAAAAAACAGAATAACTTTTAAGATTTTATTGATCTTTCATTCGTTGTTTAATTTCTAACAATAAAGTATCTTTACTCTTTTAACTAAGACTATTTTCGAATACAACATATTTAAAGATGATGATGAAAAATAACGTAGCAGAATTATTAAAATCAGGTACCGTTTTACAAGAAGTAATAATAAAAGGTTGGGTTAGAACCTTTAGAAGCAACAGATTTATTGCTTTAAATGATGGTTCTACCATAAACAATATACAGTGTGTAATCGATTTTGAAAACACTTCTGAAGAAACTTTAAAAAGAATAACTACAGGAGCAGCAGTTTCTATAAAAGGGATCATTGCAGAAAGTCAAGGAAAGGGGCAATCTGTAGAAATTCAAGTTTCTGAAATAGAAATTTTAGGAGATTCAAATGCAGATGAATATCCAATTCAACCAAAAAAACATAGTTTTGAATTTTTAAGAGAAAATGCACATTTACGCGTTAGAACAAATACGTTTAGTGCAGTGATGAGGGTGCGTTCTAAACTCTCTTTTGCGGTTCATAAATATTTTCAAGACAATGGTTTTAACTATGTAAACACCCCAATTGTAACGGGTTCTGATGCAGAAGGAGCAGGAGAAATGTTTAGAGTTACTTCTTTCGAAGACAATAAAGCACCGGTTACAGAAGATGGAAAAATAGATTATGCTAAAGATTTCTTCGGAAAAGAAACAAATCTTACTGTTTCTGGTCAATTAGAAGCAGAAGCGTATGCAATGGCTTTAGGTAAAGTTTACACTTTCGGACCAACTTTTAGAGCAGAAAATTCAAACACAACCCGTCATTTAGCAGAATTTTGGATGATTGAACCAGAAGTTGCCTTTATGGATTTAGATGGCAATATGGATTTAGCTGAAGATTTCATAAAATCTGTTTTAAGTGATGTTTTAGAAAACTGTAAAGAAGATTTAGCCTTTTTAGATGAACGCTTTACACAAGAAGAAAAGACAAAACCTCAATTACAGAGAAGTGATATGAGCCTGTTAGAAAAGTTGAAATTTGTAGCAGACAATAACTTTAAAAGAGTTTCTTATACAGAAGCTATAGACATTCTTAGAAACTCTAAACCTAACAAAAAGAAGAAATTTCAATACCCAATTAACGAATGGGGAGCAGATTTACAATCTGAACACGAACGTTTTTTAGTTGAAAAACACTTTAAATGCC from Polaribacter sp. ALD11 includes the following:
- a CDS encoding RND family transporter gives rise to the protein MNFWTKAAGLILRNRYLVLLIIALITAFLASQMKYMKFSYTEANLLPEDHQANLEYNKFLEIFGEEGNLVILGVKDSTVFTPEKFNAWNKLVEQFDERDEIDFTISIADVQKLKADRKNRKFILEPLYEEDPTTKEEVNAIKKQLFEKLPFYDNLLYNKKTGTLQTAIYIKKEIINTPKRRDFIFDVLIPAIEKFEKENNLDVRVSGMPYIRTLNAQNIQDEIILFVVGALGITALIFFFFFRSFRATFITLLVVLIGVIWAFGFIGLFHYEITVLSALIPPLIIVIGVPNAVFLINKYQQEIKKHGQQAKALQRVISKVGNATLMTNITTASGFATFVFVKSNLLREFGILASVNIISIFILALLIIPIIYSFMPLPKKKHLSHLETKWIENVVNWMEKMVRNQRITIYFATVLVIVLSIIGIYKITVSGSLIEDMPKKTNFYKDIKFFEKEFGGIMPLEILIDTKKDKGVMKLSTLKRMEKLNETIETFPELSKPISVVNLVKYSKQAYYRGNPKYYQLPTNQEQSYIFSYTKNSNSDAGMLKTFVDSTGRYARITTFMKDIGTDKMDIIQERLKAVIAKEFPADKYTVTLTGKALVFIKGTNYLIKNLVISLSLAILLIAIFMAWMFRSPQMILISLVPNMLPLLITAGLMGFLDIPIKPSTILVFSIAFGISVDDTIHFLAKYRQELIANKWRIKPSVYAALRETGVSMFYTSIVLFFGFLVFTLSSFGGTIALGGLVSVTLLLAMVSNLLLLPSLLLTFEKKIANKKVFKEPKMRIFPPKEEKTE
- the asnS gene encoding asparagine--tRNA ligase, with product MMKNNVAELLKSGTVLQEVIIKGWVRTFRSNRFIALNDGSTINNIQCVIDFENTSEETLKRITTGAAVSIKGIIAESQGKGQSVEIQVSEIEILGDSNADEYPIQPKKHSFEFLRENAHLRVRTNTFSAVMRVRSKLSFAVHKYFQDNGFNYVNTPIVTGSDAEGAGEMFRVTSFEDNKAPVTEDGKIDYAKDFFGKETNLTVSGQLEAEAYAMALGKVYTFGPTFRAENSNTTRHLAEFWMIEPEVAFMDLDGNMDLAEDFIKSVLSDVLENCKEDLAFLDERFTQEEKTKPQLQRSDMSLLEKLKFVADNNFKRVSYTEAIDILRNSKPNKKKKFQYPINEWGADLQSEHERFLVEKHFKCPVILFDYPADIKAFYMRLNEDGKTVRAMDVLFPGIGEMVGGAQREERYDVLVEKMKAMNIDEKELWWYLDLRKFGTAVHSGFGLGFERLVQFTTGMGNIRDVIPFPRTPQNAEF